A stretch of DNA from Triticum dicoccoides isolate Atlit2015 ecotype Zavitan chromosome 2A, WEW_v2.0, whole genome shotgun sequence:
AACATCCTCTGCTCAACACAAAAAGAACATCATGGATTAATCCGCTGTATGACATCATAAACTAAAGTGGAAAATAAAACATCCTCTGCTCAACACAAAATAAACATCATGGATTAATCCGCTGTATGATATCTGCCAGGACCCTGCctgaagataacaacagcggcagctTCTTCAGTTAACTCGGCGTAAcgcttcatgaggatgattcaaactGGACCAACCGATCGCCATCCAGTGCACCCCAACCCTCGTACCGCTTCGCGCACTGGCGGGATGATCTGGAGCGTGGATTGTTGATCGGACGGTGGCCGCTACTTCAGCTGTCACTGTTACCTTTCCGGCAACTCCACTTACTCTGTTATTTCCTCTGTTTACTTTTACTCATGTAATGGCTATAAAGCCAGGATCGAGAGGCTGGGAGAGGCATCGAGTAATTGTATTAGGGTTTCCCCCTAGCCGCCGTGTTCCGGCTGGCAAATCTGTTCCTCTTGCTGTAAGAAACCCTAAGTTAATACCACCCAATTTCACCCCCCTGTTCTTGATGTTTTCTGAAATTGCGAGTAGCTAGAGTCCCCCCATAGCTCGGGCCTTACAATATCATAAACTAAACTGGAAAATGTAAGGTTCAAATCACGGTAACTGGCATCGAAGGCAAAATTAATCAACATTGATCATAACATAAACATAGTATGCAGAAAGGACAAGCAAAACATCAGTCCATATCAAAACCAAGCCAGCCATGTGACCAGACGATTTCAAGAACTATTGACTGCCAGACAAAATAAGAAGACAAGCCTTGCAACTGCAATGTATGGCAGAATAGTTTTTTCCCAGAAGCAAATGAGATGAAATGACACGGCACAGCATACACAAGGGCACCACAGGCTTACCAATGCGTCCAATCTTCATGCCAGAACGTGCAAGAGCTCTAAGCGCAGCTTGAGCACCAGGACCTGGAGTTTTTGTCTTGTTTCCACCAGTAGCACGGAGCTTAATGTGCAGAGCAGTAATTCCAAGCTCCTAAACAAGGGGATCACCATATGTATCAGTGGAGATTCATCTAATTTGACTACCACCATACTTGAACATGACCACATCAATTTTTTTAGTACCTTGCATCTTACAGCAACATCCTGAGATGCAAGCATAGCTGCATAAGGGGATGATTCATCACGATCAGCTTTGACCTTCATGCCACCTGTAAAATGCAATTATTTAGTACAATCACAAATTTATAAGACATAAAAAAGAAACTGATAGATGTTGAGCATCACAGAAGAACCGACAGTCAATAACTCTTTAGTGTCATGGCAGATACAAGTTTTAGCTAAAAAGGTATAAATAGCCAAGAAAAACCATTCAATCCTTAGTGAACTCAGTTCACTTCTTCAACCACCAAATAAGAGACTACACATAGAATATTTCTACTACTAATATGTTATATTCAAAAAGACATCTGAAATGTTCTGAAGATATTGTACAGCCAATATCTAAAATCTTCAAATGTAACTTAGAAGTAATCACAAACGAAAGCATGTACTTCCAACATTTAGGCGTCTCCATTTTAATTGGCAAAGAGTTGCAAGGGTGTAGAACTCAGCAGAAGCAAGACAGAGAGCATCTGCTTCATACAGACCATACATCACAAGAAACTGAATGGAAAGATGAAGACACCTGTTAATGAAATTGGAAGTTGAGTTCCAGAGAAAAACTCTCTAGAGCCCCATATGAATCTTGCACAGCAATGACTCGACACGCTCCCACAGAACAAAAAGGAGGCGATCTTAAGGGCGGTGCTTACAAAAGGTTGATAGGATCAAAAATGAAACTCAATATGGAAGACAGCATGATCAGAAGAGGTGGTTCATAAGAAGTAAGCAAGACAAATATAGATCAACAATCTCGCTCAAGTTTTAACCTATGATAACCTCACATATGAACTAATAATTTTCACATAAATAGAAGACGGCATCCAGATCCCAAACTGAATAATCAAATAGTTAACGGATAAGGACATTTGGCTCAGATACCCTATTGAGTTTCTGCATGAATCAATTCCATTAAAGAAAAAGGTGGACATTAAGCCATACTGACAAACAAAATACCAATACTACCTACCAAACAAGAATGTTGGTTCAGTGAAATGTTTTTTCAAAGAACCAACCATCAAGCTGATTTTTTAGATACAACTACAGGAGTGCCAATATGCACTTGGTTCAGTGAAATATAGTCATATCAAGCATGTTCACTTCCAGAATTTAGGCAGCTCCATCTAATGTTACAAAGAGTTGCAGGAGTGAAGAACACAGCATGAGCAGTGCATAAAGCAGCTGCTGCCTGCTGGCTACATACACTACAAGAAACCCAATGAAATGATGGAGACAGCTCGAACTAAAACAGGAAGAGAGGAGGTTCCGGAGAAGAACTCTCCGGATCCTCGTTTTCAATCTTGCATGGCTATGACTCGACACGCTCCCACGGATGAAAAGGGAGGGGATCTTAAGGGCCATGCTTGCACACAAAACTTAAAAACATACAAGTTCATAACAAATCATGAAACTTGACTATATACTGTTCCAAACGAACATATCTCTACCAGTACGAGACGATGCTTAATAGAAACAAATCACCAACATGTATACATCAGCCACCACGCCTTACTAGTAAAGGTAAATATAAGAAGAGATGTGATTACCGGTGATGCGGACGAGCGTCTCCCTCCCGGACAGATCCGTGACATGCTGCGACAGCGAAGCCAGATGTGGCAAGAGTTTCAGGTCCGCGGTGCAAACAAAAAAGCAGCAAGAAAGGCGGCGTGTCCTTGGGATCTTACGATGAAGGTGTCGTTGAAGGAGGCGAAGATGTGCGCGACGCCGAAGACGTGCTCCCCCTCGCGGACGGCGGGGCCGAGCGTCACGTTCTCCTCCTTGGGCTCGCGGGTCTTCTTCCTCCCTGACTGCACGAACAGACACAGCAACGGACGATGCCCAGATGGATAAGCACAAGAATCAAGTCTACAGCGAGTTGACGGGGAAGGAACGAGCGACGAGGCGTTACCATGGCGgctgcggcggcgtcggcggcggcggcggcggcgagaggaggaggaggctagggtttggagTGGACGAGAGATGAGCTGCGGTGGGGAAGTGCAGGAGTGGGCAAAGATAAAGCCTCCCGAGAGTGGGCCGCGCCCGGTTTTGGATGCGTGGGTCGCCTGGTTATACGGGCTGCATTTTGCGCCGAGCTCTCTGAACTATACTGGGCTTGCATGACTAAATATTGGGCTAAGGGTGCGTGTTTGTGTGTACCGCAACCCGGGTGTCCAGTTTTTTTTTAGggtttttttttagcatcagtacagacacaagcgctcatatacacgtgcatacactcacccctatgaacgcacacacgcacaccctacccctatgagcacctccgagagactgagccggcatattatcttgagatttacgaagtcaccgtaggcgcctcgtcgtcgacgggaacgtctcctcccactgaaagcgtatcgccgaaaatcctgaaataaatccaggaataatgcgagcaccatgatttgaaccctggtgggttgggaataccactgtccacctaaccaactcaaccaggtGTTTGGTTCGATCGTTTGGTAACGTAACCTGATAACAGCGGGAACTGAAAACGTTATTTTCTGTTTGGTTCGAGTTAAGCGTAATGAGGTCCCGTGTAATCAGATTACGCTACCGTTCAAATCTGATTCCGCCCACACCCCTCCGGTATCGGGTACCTCCCGATTTTGTAGCAGCAGTTATTCTCTCGGTCTAGAACAAAGGGGCAAAGACGCACATGCTTGGGGGCTTGCGAGACCAGCGGCAGCCGGCGGCGGCCGGCAGCGCACGAGATCGGCGATGGCCGATGGCGCGCGAGACCGGTGCCGGCTGGCGGCGCTTGAGATCCTAGACAGCCGGGGCCTAGCAAGAGCAGGTCGCTGATGAAGAGGATCATGGTCGGCAAGCAGGATCAATTCCTTTACGTGAGCGAACCAAACAAACTTGGAAAGAATACATTACACCTCCTAAAACGCCGTGATCTGTGATCTGATTACGTTTACGTTTACGTTACCATTTCTCCAGCCAAACACCTCCTTATATACATACTCGTACATTATAACTGAGCACTTTTCCTGCCCTCTCAGACCATTAGCGTTATCAGCCGTTGAATCCTTAGTTTGGCGCATTTGTGACCGTCAGATTTGCTCTCGGTCGCCCTAATCAGCCCCAGTCCGCTATTAACGAGCGCCAACAGTTATGGGTCGTTGCTCTGGTGTCATTTTTCTTGTTCCGTGGTAATCTCGGCCTAATGGGCCTTTACCAGCTCTTTTCCCAAAACAAAAACATTGTGTCGATCGGTGGAGTCGCGTACCTCCCATCCCTTTTCGTGAGGCGACCGACTTGAGTGACGGCCGATGTCGGGCCAGAGCAAAGGATCCATGGAGATCGTGCTGGTTCAGGCAGGGCCTTGCCCGGATTCGGCTCGATTTACTCGATCCATTCAGTTGCACGGCGCAGCAGGATGGTCAACATGCATTCGCCCTTTGAAGTTCTATCGCCAATCCGATGACGGTTGATTGATTGAGAGTTTAATCAGCCATTACTATAAAATCCATGCGCGGGCTGCTAGTTACTGCAGGCCAGTTACAATTGGTGATTCGCAATTTTCATTCAATTTATGCACGCCCATATAATCCATATAACTGAGCACTTTTCCTGCCCTCTTGGACCATTAGCGTTATCAGCCGTTGAATCCTTAGTTTGGCGCATTTGTGACCGTCAGATTTGCTCTCGGTCGCCCTAATCAGCCCCAATCCGCTGTTAACGAGCGCCAACAGTTATGGGCCGCTGCTCTGGTGTCATTTTTCTTGTTCCGTGGTAAATCTTGGCCTAATGGGCCTTTACCAGCTCTTTTCCCAAAACAAAAACATTGTGTCGATCGGCGGAGTCGCGTACCTCCCATCCCTTTTCGTGAGGCGACCGACTTGAGTGACGGCCGATGTCGGGCCAGAGCAAAGGATCCATGGAGATCGTGCTGGTTCAGGCAGGACCTTGCCCGGATTCGGCTCGATTTACTCGATCCATTCAGTTGCACGGCGCAGCAGGATGGTCAACATGCATTCGCCCTTTGAAGTTCTATCGCCAATCCGATGACGGTTGATTGATTGAGAGTTTAATCAGCCATTACTACCAAATCGATGCGCGGACTGCTAGTTACTGCAGGCCAGTTACAATTGGTGATTCGCAATTTTCATTCAATTTATGCACGCCCATATAATCCCAACCTTTCCGCTGCTCATTCCCCACACTTCCGTAAATCATTCTCTAAAAACTATGGGTGATTTTAGGTCTCCAGTTCTCCCTCCTTCCTACATCTCCTCTTCCCCCAATTATTCCTCCATCGCTGGAATATGTTCTCTTTATGATGTTCATAGTGTCCACAAAAAAATTGCAGGTTCTGTACATGGACAAGTTCTAGCAACATACTGTTGGGTTTCTTACCTTTTTCTAGCTGAATTTGTCGGTATCCAATGGCTAATGCACGGGTTAGTATCAATGTCCTCTTGTGCCTCGTTTAACTAAATTTATGCTTGATCTCAATATCTGTGTCTATGTACCTTTTAATCGTATGATATGATGATAGTCTCTATAGTTGTTTAAAATAATTATATCTTATCTAGCAGGTTATTTAGCAAGTGAAAAATGCCAAAAAGAAATATACAAGGCGTTGATGCGTCCACATCACACTATGGATAAAATGAAAATATTGTGGGTCACCCCGACCCTGTTGTCCGTGCTGGCGCACTGGTTTTTTGCATGTGGTGTTCCTCTCCTTGCTGTGCTAGGGGCcattgttcttgttgcatcctacttACCTAGGTTAGCACCTTTCCTGATTGACTTCTGGATCGATTTGAAGCTGGGATGTCGAGTTTCTTGATTTTCTCATGACACTAATTTTCCAGTCAGGTGAGCATCTCACATTAATGACCAAGCTAATTTAGGCTAATCCAGGCTAAGAAATGAGTTCTCAAATGAGTTGCCAGCAGTAGTTTTTTATGAGCCTACCCAAGTGCCAGAGTAACTATCTTGATTTTAGTTGTGATGCTGATTATTTACATTTCAGAGCTCATTTCTTATGACTTCTTGTGTGTATCATGATAGATTGTATACAACTGATCGTAACTCATTTTATTATTCAGAGACTTCCAACTAATTACCATATGCTAATAattctcttttcttttttccttccttTCCATTTGCCAATTACATAGGTTCATTAGAAATCCAACTGTCAATGAGAATGCCATGAACCTCATTTTTGGTTCAATAGATCGTTCAACTTCTTTTATTTAATTTgcatgtggaaaacaacatatgcTATTTTTCCATTTATGTTTCAACATACACATGCGCACACGTTTGTACTAGTTAATTGTTCGCGAAACAATCTGCCGACATACTCACATGGCACTTTAGTTTTGTTGTCTTATTATTTCCCTTTTACTCTGCTCTCTATTTTTCCATCTTGCTTCACTTTTGATCAATCGTCACAGCATTTGCTTATATCAATTTTTTATTCTCAAATGCACATCGCAACAAAGATGAGCTTCCAAAGTACATCATACACAGTATGTACCTTCCTGTACCCGATGCACTGGACTGGAGGCAGAGCGGCGCTGTCACCATGGTCAAGCACCAGGGCAAGCGTGGTAAGCACCATGCTTGTGAATCTGTTGTTCTACACTTGACCTTGCAGCGCTCATCTATATTCCCTATTCAAATTTTATTGTTTGTGTACTTGTTTGGTTTTATTGCTAAAGCTTAGATATTGGCATGTGGTGCATAAGCACTTCAAAAGCATAGTGATCCATTAACTAGAACCCATGTTAGGGAGCAGAAGCTGACAGGTACGAGCTAACCACCCTTGCATAACTCGTTAGGTAACAATGGTGGTAGATAaattggtttgcacttggcaattagCAACTTGTTTACCTATCATACTTGGCAAAGATCATCGCGCCCACTTGGAAAAGTGGTTGAAAAAATGTCTTTGTTTAGTTTTTTGCAGGCCCAATTTCCAGTTTTACTACCTACATTTCTCCAAATTATACTGGCTGTAATCACTTCTCTTCCTAATAGTACATCCACAAAGTTTTTTATCCTTGGTACTAAAACTTTGATATTGAGATGTTGTCACACAACTACATAAAAGCATAGTCGTACTTAGATATGTATGACCAAGACATTTTTTACGACAAATAACTCCAATAAATAGAATCCATGCAAGCGAGCAGAAGCTGATACAAACAAGCTAATCTCCCCATTACACAACTTCTTAGGAATTAGAGGCATTTAGCAACATGTTTGCCTGCAGTACTAAAAAATCAAGCCCAGCTAGAGAAGATGTTGAAAAATGTCTCTGATTAGTTTTTCGCAGGCCCAGTTTGCAGTTTTACTGACTACATTCCTTCAAGCTATGCTGGTTTTTAGTCCTTCAGCTCTTCCCAATAGTAGACCCATGAACTTTATTATCCTT
This window harbors:
- the LOC119355096 gene encoding 40S ribosomal protein S14, whose protein sequence is MSGRKKTREPKEENVTLGPAVREGEHVFGVAHIFASFNDTFIHVTDLSGRETLVRITGGMKVKADRDESSPYAAMLASQDVAVRCKELGITALHIKLRATGGNKTKTPGPGAQAALRALARSGMKIGRIEDVTPVPTDSTRRKGGRRGRRL